GACGTTCACGATCGCCGGATCCAGCCCCAGGTCGCGCATGAATTTCAGCGGGACGACCGCGAAAGCCTCGTTGATCTCGAACAGGTCGATGTCCTTGATGCTCATGCCGGCCAGGGCCAGCGCCTTCTGGGCCGCCGGCACCGGCGCGTTCAGCATCAGCTCCGGGCTGTTGCCCGCCGTCGCCACCGCGCGGATGCGGGCCCGCGGCTTCAGGCCGTGGGCCTTGGCATAGTCGGGCGAGGCCAGCACCAGGGCGCCGGCACCGTCGACCACGCCGGACGAATTGCCGGCATGGTGAATGTGCTCGATCCGGACATCGGCATAGGACCGCTCGACCAGCGCCTTGTAGCTGGTGCCTTCCTCGTCCAGCGGCCGGTCATAGACCGCGGCGAAGGCGGCCTTGAGCTGGGACAGGCCCTCCAGCGTGGTGCCGGGGCGCGGGAATTCCTCGTGGTCGAGGGCCAGGCGGCCGTCGTCGTGATAGACGGGGATCAGGCTCTTGCTGAAGTAGCCGTGTTTGATCGCCTGCTCGGCGCGGCGCTGGCTTTCCAGCGCCAGCTTGTCGGTGTCTTCGCGGCTGAAGCCCTCCAGCGTCGCGATCAGGTCGGCGCAGATGCCCTGGTGCGGCTGGGGATGGATCTCGCGCAGGTGGGCGTTGTCGCTGTCGATGAACGGCTTGCCGCCCAGGGTGGAGCCATGGGACATGGACTCGACGCCGCCGGCGACCACCAGATTCTGCATGCCCGACATGATGCCCATCGCGGCGAGGTTCACCGCGGTCAGGCCCGAACCACAAAAGCGATCCAGCGAAAAGCCCACCGCCGCATTGTCCCAGCCGGCATCGAGCGAGGCCATGCGGGCGATACAGGCGCCCTGCTTGCCGGCCTGGGTGCCGCAGCCGGCGATGACGTCGTCGATGTCGCGGCTGTCGAGATTGTTGCGCTCGCCCAGGGCTTTGAGCACCGTCGAGAGGATGCGCTGCGGGTGCACCTCCGACAGGGCCCCCTTGCCCACCTTGCCCACGCCGCGCGGCGTGCGAGCCGCATCGATGATCCAGGCCTCTTGCATCAATCTCTCCTGCCGTTTTCCCGAGGAAGGGTTCTTAGTGCCGTAATTTAAATACGTATTTAAATTATTGCCGACCGGCTTGCAAGGCACCTCTGCCCTGCATTGGTTGACGCAGGCGCCGGCTGCCCCTAGGAAAGGCACCGAGAAAAGGAGTAGACCCAAAATGTCGAGTGAGATCCGCGAGCTGGCCCTCAATGCCCGCGCCTGGCCCTTCGAGGAGGCGCGCAAGCTGCTGGCGCGGATCGAGAAACAGCCCAAAATCCTCGACAAGGGCTATGTCCTGTTCGAGACCGGCTATGGCCCCTCGGGCCTGCCGCATATCGGCACTTTCGGCGAGGTTTCGCGCACCACCATGGTGCGCCACGCCTTCACCTTGCTGTCCGACATCAAGACCCGGCTGTTTTCCTTCTCGGACGACATGGACGGCCTGCGCAAGGTGCCCGACAACATCCCCAACAAGGAGATGGTCCGCGCGCACCTGGGCAAGCCGCTGACCCAGGTGCCCGATCCGTTCGAGAAGTTCGAGAGTTTCGGCCACCACAACAACGCCATGCTGCGCTCGTTCCTCGACCGCTTCGGCTTCGAGTACGAGTTCCAGTCGGCGACCGACTGGTACAAGTCGGGCCGCTTCGATGCCGCCATCATCGAGGTGCTGCAGCACTACGACGCGATCATGGCGATCATGCTCCCCACCCTGGGCGAGGAGCGGCAGCAGAGCTATTCACCGATCCTGCCGATCAGCCCCAAGAGCGGCCGCGTCCTCCAGGTGCCGATCCTGGAGCGCAGGCTGGATGCCGGCACGGTGGTGTTCGAGGACGAGGACGGCACCCTGACCGAGGTGCCGGTGACCGGCGGCCATTGCAAGCTGCAATGGAAGGCCGACTGGGCCCTGCGCTGGCATGCCCTGGGCGTCGACTACGAGATGAACGGCAAGGACCTGATCCCCACCCGCAAGCTGTCGGGCGAGATCTGCCAGGTGCTGGGCAGCAACATGCCCGAGGGCTTCTCCTACGAGTTGTTCCTCGACGACAAGGGCCAGAAGATCAGCAAGTCCAAGGGCAACGGCCTGACCATCGA
This DNA window, taken from Oleomonas cavernae, encodes the following:
- a CDS encoding acetyl-CoA C-acetyltransferase: MQEAWIIDAARTPRGVGKVGKGALSEVHPQRILSTVLKALGERNNLDSRDIDDVIAGCGTQAGKQGACIARMASLDAGWDNAAVGFSLDRFCGSGLTAVNLAAMGIMSGMQNLVVAGGVESMSHGSTLGGKPFIDSDNAHLREIHPQPHQGICADLIATLEGFSREDTDKLALESQRRAEQAIKHGYFSKSLIPVYHDDGRLALDHEEFPRPGTTLEGLSQLKAAFAAVYDRPLDEEGTSYKALVERSYADVRIEHIHHAGNSSGVVDGAGALVLASPDYAKAHGLKPRARIRAVATAGNSPELMLNAPVPAAQKALALAGMSIKDIDLFEINEAFAVVPLKFMRDLGLDPAIVNVNGGAMALGHPIGATGAIILGTLLDELERRDLSTGMATLCAAGGMAPATIIERM
- a CDS encoding lysine--tRNA ligase, with the protein product MSSEIRELALNARAWPFEEARKLLARIEKQPKILDKGYVLFETGYGPSGLPHIGTFGEVSRTTMVRHAFTLLSDIKTRLFSFSDDMDGLRKVPDNIPNKEMVRAHLGKPLTQVPDPFEKFESFGHHNNAMLRSFLDRFGFEYEFQSATDWYKSGRFDAAIIEVLQHYDAIMAIMLPTLGEERQQSYSPILPISPKSGRVLQVPILERRLDAGTVVFEDEDGTLTEVPVTGGHCKLQWKADWALRWHALGVDYEMNGKDLIPTRKLSGEICQVLGSNMPEGFSYELFLDDKGQKISKSKGNGLTIEEWLTYASPESLSLYMYLQPRTAKRLYFDVIPRHVDEYLDHLAAYPGQEQAKQLENPVFHIHSGKPPVGRLPVTFGLLLNLVGVANSEDKAVLWGFIQRYAPGATPENQPILDHLVGGAVAYFRDFVKPTRVNRLPNDVERAALSELADYLESNPADRSAEGLQNEVFEIGKRHPFPSLRDWFKGCYEVLFGVSQGPRMGSFIALFGVENTAKLIRQGLAGELVSAPAAA